A genome region from Bemisia tabaci chromosome 3, PGI_BMITA_v3 includes the following:
- the LOC109036278 gene encoding ceramide synthase 4, with amino-acid sequence MKLLGNFHEIFWDATFWLPPNTTWKDFEKINGSGRISTVNDLIFAWKLVPLLLILKYTFEKYVGAKLANWAGLEEKLREKPPTVMLLKRAYRESRGREWRERDVLAFSKQLNWSAQEVRQWFRAKQIFESTPITDKIGESSWRFVFFTCIFSYGLWAHWTKDWFWNFKLCWENFPQPVSEELYWYFIISFANYSSWGVSHFWDVQRKDPKIMMFHHFVALTLLSTQWMQRYHRIGLLICWYHDIGDLQLELSKVLKYLKFKTACRWTFFLFTFVWILVRNIIFPFYLVTSIYNYSPHNVPLHFPFSCLHGSCSISSFQFTATHVLLLCCWALCLLHVYWTYLILRVLYLNLAFGIEEDDTVSDCEEEEHLKKKM; translated from the exons atgaaactactcggcaattttcatgaaatattttgggACGCCACATTCTGGTTACCTCCGAACACAACTTGGAAagactttgaaaaaatcaacggTAGTGGACGGATTTCCACTGTGAATGATCTGATCTTCGCATGGAAGCTTGTCCCTCTCTTACTGATCCTCAAATATACGTTTGAAAA ATATGTGGGTGCAAAGTTGGCAAACTGGGCTGGACTGGAGGAGAAACTGCGAGAAAAACCCCCAACTGTAATGCTTTTAAAAAGAGCTTATCGTGAGAGTCGAGGTCGTGAATGGAGGGAGCGGGATGTCTTGGCTTTTTCAAAACAGCTCAACTGGTCTGCACAGGAAGTGAGACAGTGGTTCAGAGCAAAGCAAATATTTGAAAGCACGCCAATCACGGACAAAATCGGCGAGAGTTC CTGGAGGTTCGTGTTCTTCACGTGCATTTTCAGCTATGGACTTTGGGCACACTGGACGAAAGATTGGTTCTGGAACTTTAAACTTTGCTGGGAAAATTTCCCCCAG cCCGTGTCAGAGGAGCTGTATTGGTACTTCATAATATCCTTCGCAAACTACTCTTCATGGGGTGTATCTCACTTTTGGGATGTACAGAGGAAAGATCCGAAGATTATGATGTTCCATCACTTCGTTGCGCTAACCCTCCTTTCGACCCAGTGGATGCAAAGGTATCACAGAATAGGACTCCTTATTTGCTGGTACCATGACATTGGAGATCTTCAATTAGAG CTATCAAAAGTGTTAAAATATCTAAAGTTCAAAACTGCTTGCCGATGGACGTTCTTCCTTTTCACTTTTGTTTGGATTCTGGTGCGGAACATAATCTTCCCATTTTATCTTGTCACTAG TATCTACAATTACTCACCACATAATGTGCCCCTGCATTTTCCTTTTTCGTGTTTACATGGATCATGCAGTATCAG TTCCTTCCAATTCACGGCTACTCACGTCCTTTTGCTCTGCTGCTGGGCCTTGTGCCTCCTTCACGTTTACTGGACTTACCTGATCTTGCGAGTCCTGTACTTGAATCTTGCTTTCGGAATT gaggaAGATGACACGGTGTCTGATTGTGAGGAAGAAGAacacttgaagaaaaaaatgtag
- the LOC109036335 gene encoding ceramide synthase 4, which produces MSSVMQANCKDHPKMKILEQFGEVFWSPSFWLPPNSTWEEFEHFENKDGHRIPDIQDLFFAWKFIPVILLIKYLIEKRVGVKVAEWAGIKQRRRERPPIIDILEKAHHAKPCGIWRERELYALSKQLDWPKEDVEKWIRARRRFAAPTTVEKFCESSWRFIFFICMFTYGLYAHWSKEWFWDFKLCWKNFPQPVTEDLYWYFIISLTNYSSWSISHFWDVQRKDPKIMMFHHFVTLTLLTAQWVTGFHRVGLLICLLHDVGDFWLELSKCLKYLGLVRTCQVMFVLFAVMWIITRNIIFPFYLIPCTYYHSPHNVSTSFPFSCLYGPCDISSFNFTSTHALIVVAVSLSLLHVYWTCLIFKVLYLAIFVGKLEDDTVSASDESDDDDRN; this is translated from the exons ATGAGTTCAGTAATGCAGGCTAATTGCAAAGATCACCCGAAAATGAAGATCTTGGAACAATTTGGGGAGGTGTTTTGGAGTCCCTCATTTTGGCTCCCACCCAACTCGACCTGGGAAGAATTCGAGCATTTTGAGAACAAAGATGGTCATCGAATCCCTGATATTCAGGATTTATTCTTCGCATGGAAATTcatccctgtcatacttttgataaaatatttaatagaAAA ACGTGTTGGTGTGAAGGTTGCAGAATGGGCCGGGATAAAGCAGAGGCGGCGTGAGAGACCTCCGATTATTGATATCCTTGAGAAGGCGCACCACGCTAAACCCTGCGGAATATGGAGGGAACGTGAACTTTACGCCCTCAGCAAACAGCTTGATTGGCCCAAAGAGGATGTTGAAAAGTGGATCAGGGCTAGGAGAAGATTCGCCGCCCCCACCACCGTAGAGAAGTTTTGCGAAAGTTC TTGGCGCTTTATATTTTTCATCTGTATGTTCACTTATGGCCTCTACGCTCACTGGTCCAAAGAATGGTTTTGGGACTTCAAACTTTGTTGGAAGAATTTTCCCCAG CCGGTGACAGAGGACTTGTATTGGTACTTCATCATCTCACTCACAAATTACTCATCGTGGAGTATTTCACATTTCTGGGACGTTCAGAGAAAAGACCCAAAAATCATGATGTTTCATCACTTCGTCACGTTGACTCTTTTGACGGCTCAGTGGGTCACAGGCTTTCACAGAGTCGGACTACTAATCTGCCTGCTTCATGATGTCGGCGATTTTTGGTTAGAG ttgtCGAAGTGTTTGAAGTACCTGGGCTTGGTGAGAACTTGTCAAGTTATGTTTGTCCTTTTTGCTGTCATGTGGATCATTACTCGAAACATCATTTTTCCGTTTTACCTCATCCCATG TACCTATTATCATTCGCCTCACAACGTCTCCACGTCGTTTCCTTTCTCGTGTTTGTACGGGCCCTGCGATATCAG CTCGTTCAATTTTACCTCTACTCACGCTCTTATCGTGGTGGCTGTGAGCCTGAGTCTTCTCCATGTATATTGGACGTGCCTCATCTTCAAAGTTCTCTACCTGGCTATTTTCGTTGGGAAA ttggaGGATGACACTGTCTCAGCCAGCGATGAGAGTGATGACGACGATCGCAACTAA